A single window of Pseudarthrobacter defluvii DNA harbors:
- a CDS encoding sulfate/molybdate ABC transporter ATP-binding protein has product MTLSFQAAVAGRDFDVTLEVQPGETVAVMGPNGAGKSTLLASIAGLLRPDTGRAELNGRTLFDLDGGQRTWLPPHNRGTALLAQEPLLFPHLSVLENVAFGPRSGGASKREAREQALRLLVDVEAEHLAGRRPAELSGGQAQRVAVARALAADPALLLLDEPLAALDIHSAPLLRRVFKHVLAGRQAIIVTHDVLDALMLADRVVILERGRVAEEGSTRTVLERPRSSFAAGLAGLNFLPGTLDGAGVRTSGGLRIAGHDEERDGEPGQLPKQGGPGAAVFPPSAVSVFLADAHGSPRNSFAVTISDLEPHGDQVRVRAGGLAADITPAASADLGLVPGMRVHFVVKAAAVSVYGT; this is encoded by the coding sequence GTGACGCTGTCCTTCCAGGCGGCGGTGGCCGGGCGGGATTTCGACGTCACCCTGGAGGTGCAGCCGGGTGAAACCGTGGCGGTCATGGGGCCCAATGGCGCCGGCAAGTCGACCCTGCTGGCAAGCATCGCCGGGCTGCTGCGGCCGGACACCGGCCGGGCCGAACTCAACGGCAGGACGCTCTTCGACCTCGACGGCGGACAACGCACCTGGCTTCCCCCGCACAACCGCGGCACCGCCCTGCTCGCCCAGGAACCCCTGCTCTTTCCCCACCTGAGCGTTCTGGAAAACGTCGCTTTTGGCCCCCGCAGCGGGGGCGCGTCGAAGCGGGAGGCCAGGGAGCAGGCCCTGCGCCTGCTGGTTGATGTCGAAGCGGAACATCTTGCCGGACGCCGTCCTGCCGAACTCTCGGGCGGCCAGGCCCAGCGGGTGGCCGTGGCGCGGGCGCTCGCCGCGGATCCTGCGCTCCTCTTGCTCGACGAGCCCCTGGCCGCCCTGGACATTCACTCCGCGCCGCTGCTGCGCCGCGTGTTCAAACATGTCCTCGCCGGGCGGCAGGCCATCATCGTCACCCATGACGTGCTGGATGCGCTGATGCTCGCGGACCGCGTGGTCATCCTGGAACGCGGAAGGGTCGCGGAGGAGGGGTCAACCCGGACCGTGTTGGAGCGCCCGCGAAGCTCTTTTGCTGCCGGCCTTGCCGGCCTGAACTTCCTGCCCGGCACCCTTGACGGTGCTGGGGTCCGGACCAGTGGCGGCCTCAGGATCGCCGGCCACGACGAGGAACGCGACGGGGAACCCGGCCAACTGCCCAAGCAAGGGGGTCCCGGCGCCGCCGTGTTCCCGCCGTCGGCCGTTTCCGTGTTCCTGGCAGACGCACACGGGAGCCCGCGGAACTCGTTCGCCGTCACCATCAGCGACCTTGAACCGCACGGGGACCAGGTCCGTGTCCGCGCCGGAGGCCTTGCCGCAGACATCACCCCCGCCGCCTCCGCAGACCTGGGCCTCGTTC
- a CDS encoding ABC transporter permease, translating into MVLRVDWAQFIRLVTSGPSLTALGLSLRTSAASTLLCVVLGVPLALVLARGTFRLQGLLRSLVLLPLVLPPVVGGIALLYTFGRQGLLGRTLDVLGLQIAFSTTAVVLAQTFVALPFLVVSLEGALRTSGSRYEAVAATLGAGPGTVFRRVTLPLVLPGLASGAVLSFARSLGEFGATLTFAGSLQGVTRTLPLEIYLQRETDPDAAVALSLVLVAVAVAVVALAYRRPAARPAVPVQRTTAPAPAGGNVQ; encoded by the coding sequence ATGGTGCTGCGGGTGGACTGGGCACAGTTCATTCGGCTGGTGACATCGGGGCCGTCGCTGACGGCGCTGGGACTGAGCCTGCGGACTTCTGCAGCGAGCACCCTGCTGTGCGTCGTGCTGGGCGTCCCGCTGGCTCTGGTCCTGGCCCGGGGCACCTTCCGCCTGCAGGGCCTGCTGCGCTCGCTGGTGCTCCTGCCGCTGGTGCTTCCGCCGGTGGTGGGTGGCATCGCCCTGCTCTACACGTTCGGGAGGCAGGGGCTGCTGGGGCGGACCCTGGACGTGCTCGGCCTGCAGATCGCCTTCTCCACCACGGCGGTGGTCCTGGCCCAGACGTTCGTGGCGCTGCCTTTCCTGGTGGTGAGCCTGGAAGGTGCGCTGCGGACGTCGGGTTCCCGGTACGAGGCAGTGGCCGCAACCCTGGGGGCCGGGCCCGGCACCGTCTTCCGCCGCGTCACGCTGCCGCTGGTCCTGCCCGGCCTGGCGTCCGGCGCCGTCCTGTCCTTCGCACGCAGCCTGGGTGAATTCGGCGCCACCCTGACCTTCGCGGGCAGCCTGCAGGGGGTGACCCGGACCCTGCCGCTGGAGATCTACCTGCAGCGCGAAACGGACCCGGACGCCGCCGTCGCCCTGTCCCTGGTGCTGGTGGCGGTGGCCGTGGCGGTGGTTGCCCTCGCCTACCGCCGCCCGGCAGCGCGCCCTGCCGTACCAGTGCAACGGACGACGGCGCCCGCCCCCGCAGGAGGGAACGTCCAGTGA
- the modA gene encoding molybdate ABC transporter substrate-binding protein — MTQASVRSAGPRFRAHVLRIAVLPAILLLAVLSGCAAGGTGGQHVGAGNSADTKPGGTITVFAAASLKQSFTDLARTFEAENPGTNVTLSFAGSSDLASQLSQGAPADVFASADTTNMKKVQDGGLADGTPRDFATNTLAIAVPPDNAAGIASLKDLVRPDLKLVTCARQVPCGAATAKVAEAVGLTLKPVSEENAVTDVLGKVMSGEADAGLVYGTDIRAAASRVAGIDFPEAGAAVNTYSIAGIADGRNKATARAFLDLVTGPEGQRVLAAAGFDPAKAGAGSK, encoded by the coding sequence ATGACCCAGGCGTCGGTCCGGTCTGCGGGGCCAAGGTTCCGCGCGCACGTCCTTCGGATTGCCGTCCTGCCGGCAATCCTGCTGCTGGCCGTCCTCTCCGGCTGTGCCGCAGGCGGTACCGGCGGCCAGCATGTCGGCGCGGGAAACAGTGCCGATACCAAGCCCGGCGGCACCATCACCGTTTTTGCGGCTGCCTCACTGAAGCAGTCCTTCACTGACCTCGCCCGCACGTTCGAAGCGGAAAACCCGGGAACGAACGTGACCCTGAGCTTTGCGGGATCCTCCGACCTTGCCAGCCAGCTCAGCCAGGGCGCGCCTGCCGACGTCTTTGCCTCGGCGGACACCACCAACATGAAGAAAGTGCAGGACGGGGGACTCGCGGACGGAACGCCGAGGGATTTCGCCACCAACACCCTGGCCATCGCAGTGCCGCCGGACAATGCAGCCGGAATCGCGTCGCTGAAGGACCTGGTCCGGCCGGACCTGAAGCTGGTCACCTGTGCCCGGCAGGTCCCCTGCGGGGCTGCTACTGCCAAGGTGGCGGAGGCGGTCGGGCTTACGCTCAAGCCGGTGAGTGAGGAAAACGCGGTTACCGACGTCCTGGGCAAGGTCATGTCCGGGGAGGCCGATGCCGGGCTGGTCTACGGCACGGACATCAGGGCCGCCGCATCGAGGGTCGCGGGCATCGATTTCCCGGAAGCAGGGGCTGCCGTCAACACGTATTCCATTGCAGGCATTGCCGACGGCCGGAACAAGGCCACCGCCCGGGCCTTCCTTGACCTGGTCACAGGACCGGAAGGCCAGCGGGTCCTGGCCGCCGCAGGATTCGATCCGGCCAAGGCTGGTGCAGGAAGCAAGTGA